Proteins from a genomic interval of Oceanispirochaeta crateris:
- the aceE gene encoding pyruvate dehydrogenase (acetyl-transferring), homodimeric type translates to MSEYLDNDPEETREWLEALEGVIGVEGTEKAHYLIQNLIDQARKRGIKVPYRATTPYINTLTPEESEKMPGNTLVARDVASYIRWNAMAMVVKANRKDTGLGGHIASFASSAALYEVGFDFFFKGPNAPGREDLIFFQGHSSPGLYARAFVEGRLSEEQLDHFREETGGKGLSSYPHPWLMPDFWQFPTVSMGLGPIQAIYQARFMKYMEARSLADPEDRKVWAFLGDGETDEPESQGAISLAAREKLDNLIFVINCNLQRLDGPVRGNGKIIQELEGNFRGAGWNVIKVIWGTEWDALLSKDKSGLLIKRMNECVDGEYQAFKAHDGAYIREHFFGKYPETLELVKDMTDEEIFKLSRGGHDPRKIYAAYASAVKHKGQPTVILAKTVKGFGMGGAGEAANTSHSQKKMDLESLKVFRDRFKIPLKDEELYDLPYLKPDEDSKEMKYIRQTREGLGGYLPSRNQTATALKSIPLDNFAAILKGSGDKEMSTTMAFVRLLSTLARDKEIGKQIVPIVPDEARTFGMEGMFRQLGIYAPYGQLYEPQDSDSVMWYKEDKKGQILEEGINEAGAFSSWLAAGTAYSHYGINMVPFYIFYSMFGFQRIGDLAWMAGDIRAKGFLLGATSGRTTLNGEGLQHQDGHSHIMAGTIPSCMSYDPSFSYELAVIIQDGMKRMYQDGESIFYYISLMNENYVQPALPEGSEEGIRKGMYLFKKAEGNSKKVQLMGSGSIFQEVMAAAKILKEEWKIDSDIWSIPGINQLHREGADCERYNMNHPEKKAKIPYVTKVLKGHDGPVVISTDYIRAYPEQIRRLIPNQTIILGTDGYGRSDSREQLRRFFEVDRYYIVLNALKGLVDQGDLKAEVLSQAIKKYDLDANKPNPMSV, encoded by the coding sequence AGTAGCTAGAGATGTAGCGTCATATATACGCTGGAACGCCATGGCCATGGTGGTCAAGGCAAATCGAAAAGATACAGGCCTCGGAGGTCACATAGCCAGTTTTGCCTCCAGTGCAGCTCTCTATGAAGTTGGATTTGACTTTTTCTTCAAAGGACCTAACGCACCAGGAAGAGAAGACCTTATATTCTTCCAGGGACACTCCTCTCCAGGTCTTTATGCCAGAGCCTTCGTTGAAGGACGCCTGAGCGAAGAACAGTTGGATCACTTTAGAGAAGAAACCGGTGGAAAAGGACTTTCATCCTATCCCCACCCCTGGCTGATGCCCGATTTCTGGCAATTTCCCACAGTCTCCATGGGTCTGGGTCCCATTCAGGCCATTTATCAGGCGCGGTTTATGAAATATATGGAAGCCAGAAGTCTGGCAGATCCGGAAGATCGGAAAGTATGGGCCTTCCTTGGAGATGGAGAGACTGACGAGCCCGAATCACAGGGGGCCATCAGCCTGGCAGCCCGTGAAAAACTGGACAACCTCATCTTTGTCATTAACTGTAACCTGCAGAGACTGGATGGACCGGTTCGGGGTAATGGCAAGATCATCCAGGAACTGGAAGGAAACTTCCGGGGCGCCGGATGGAATGTCATAAAAGTCATATGGGGAACCGAATGGGATGCCCTGCTGAGCAAAGATAAATCGGGGCTTCTCATAAAACGCATGAATGAATGTGTCGACGGAGAATACCAGGCATTCAAGGCACACGATGGAGCCTATATACGAGAGCATTTCTTCGGAAAATACCCAGAGACCCTTGAACTGGTCAAGGATATGACAGACGAAGAAATCTTCAAACTGAGCCGAGGGGGACACGACCCCAGAAAAATATACGCAGCCTATGCTTCGGCGGTCAAACACAAGGGTCAGCCCACGGTGATTCTGGCTAAAACAGTCAAGGGATTTGGAATGGGAGGAGCAGGGGAAGCAGCCAATACCTCCCACTCCCAGAAAAAGATGGACCTTGAATCATTGAAAGTCTTTCGGGACAGATTCAAGATTCCCCTCAAAGATGAGGAACTCTATGATCTGCCTTATCTGAAACCCGATGAAGACAGTAAGGAGATGAAGTATATCCGACAGACCAGGGAAGGCCTTGGCGGTTATTTACCCTCCAGAAACCAGACAGCAACAGCTCTAAAGTCAATCCCACTAGACAATTTTGCGGCCATCTTGAAAGGATCGGGAGACAAGGAAATGTCCACAACCATGGCTTTTGTCCGCCTCCTAAGCACCCTGGCCAGGGATAAAGAGATTGGAAAACAGATAGTCCCCATTGTTCCTGATGAAGCGAGGACCTTCGGTATGGAGGGTATGTTCCGCCAGTTAGGCATCTATGCACCTTACGGACAGCTCTATGAACCACAGGATTCAGACTCTGTGATGTGGTACAAGGAAGATAAAAAAGGACAGATACTGGAAGAAGGCATCAACGAAGCCGGGGCATTTTCCTCCTGGCTGGCCGCCGGTACAGCCTACTCCCATTATGGCATCAATATGGTTCCCTTCTATATATTCTATTCCATGTTTGGATTTCAAAGGATCGGAGATTTGGCCTGGATGGCAGGAGATATCAGAGCCAAAGGATTCTTACTGGGGGCAACCTCGGGACGGACCACCCTCAATGGTGAGGGACTGCAGCACCAGGATGGCCACAGCCATATTATGGCGGGAACAATACCAAGTTGTATGTCCTATGACCCATCCTTCTCATATGAACTAGCCGTGATCATCCAGGATGGAATGAAAAGGATGTATCAGGACGGTGAAAGTATTTTCTACTACATATCACTGATGAATGAGAACTATGTTCAGCCTGCCCTTCCAGAAGGAAGTGAAGAGGGCATACGCAAAGGGATGTACCTTTTTAAGAAAGCAGAAGGGAATTCCAAAAAAGTTCAACTCATGGGATCAGGCAGCATCTTCCAGGAAGTTATGGCTGCCGCCAAAATCCTCAAAGAGGAATGGAAAATCGATTCTGACATTTGGAGTATTCCCGGCATCAACCAACTTCACAGGGAAGGGGCAGATTGTGAACGTTACAATATGAATCATCCTGAAAAGAAGGCAAAGATTCCCTATGTAACAAAAGTCTTGAAAGGCCATGACGGACCTGTTGTCATAAGTACAGACTATATCCGGGCCTACCCCGAACAGATCCGGCGGCTCATACCCAACCAGACCATAATTCTGGGTACAGACGGATATGGCCGAAGTGATTCCAGAGAACAGCTGAGACGCTTTTTTGAAGTAGACAGATACTACATTGTACTGAATGCCCTGAAGGGGCTGGTCGATCAGGGAGACCTGAAAGCAGAAGTACTGAGCCAGGCCATTAAAAAATATGACCTGGATGCAAACAAACCCAACCCGATGTCGGTTTAA